The genome window TGGGCGACACGGTGTATGCGGAGGGTTTGATAGGGGTGGCTTTGAGTGGCGAAATTGTGGTCGATACCATTGTGGCGCAAGGGTGTCGACCGATTGGGCAACCTTTAAAAATCACCCAATGCCAGCAAAATATGTTGCAGAAACTAGACAACGAACCTCCGATGGAAGTGCTTCAGGAAATCAACGAAACGCTGAATGAAAATGACCGCAACCTGATGAAAACCTCCCTGTTTCTGGGGATAGAAATGGACCCGTTGAAGGACGACCCGCAGCAGGGCGATTTTTTGATCCGCAACCTGATGGGAGTCGATCATCAATCCGGGGCGCTGGCAATCGGAGCGATGCTGAGGGAAGGACAATTGGTGCAGTTTCACTTGCGAGATAAGGTCATGTCGGCGGAAGATCTGGATGTGATGTTGAGCCGTTATCATGCAGGCGGCAAGGCGGATGACGCATGCGGCGCCCTTTTGTTTTCCTGTCTGGGGCGAGGGCAGTATTTGTATGGCCGACCCAACCACGACACCGACATGTTTAAAGATAAAATGGGCGCAATACCGCTTGGCGGGTTTTTCTGTAATGGCGAGATCGGTCCCGTGGGAAAGGCCACTTTTCTGCACGGGTACACCAGTTCCTTTGGAATCTTCCGGCCTCAATCGCAGAAGGCGGAGTAGGGCAAGGGGGGATCTTTTGGAACCTGCTTGCGGTTTTTTTTTAATTCAAAATTTTAATCGGAGAAATTTTTATGGCTGTTGACGTGACTGTTTCCACGACTCCTAATGAGCACGCAATGAAATACACTCTCAATTGCAACGCGATCGAATCCGGCTACAAAACCTATAAAAATGCGGGAGAAGCGGCGGATTGCCCGGTGGCGAAAGCCCTGTTTGCCATCGATGGCGTGGAGCAGGTGTTTCTGATGACGGACTTCGTGACCGTCAACAAGAAGGCCGATGCGAAGTGGTCCGGCATGGAAGCGGCGGTTCTGGCGGCCATCAAAGCCTCCTATTAACAATTCTCATTTTTTGAACCTTGCGGCCAACGCTTCTTAGGGCCGCTTTGAACCCAGTGCAACTCTTCCTTTCACTATCGAGCGCGTTGTGAAAATCACCATCTTAGGCTCCGGCACGTCCGTGCCGTCTCTTACGCGTAACTCATCGGGAGTTTTAATCCAGAATGACGGCATCCATTCCCTCATCGATTGCGGCTATGGGACGTTGCATCAATTATTGCGGTTGGGCGTTACCTACAAAGACCTTGACCGCATCTACTTCACCCACATTCATCCCGACCACATGTATGACCTGGTCCCTTTGTTGTTTGCCGGACGCCATCCCCCGGACCCCAGGGTAAAACCTCTGGAGATCGTCGCTGGACCGGGGTTTGGAGAGTTTT of Nitrospinota bacterium contains these proteins:
- a CDS encoding NifU N-terminal domain-containing protein, with product MAVDVTVSTTPNEHAMKYTLNCNAIESGYKTYKNAGEAADCPVAKALFAIDGVEQVFLMTDFVTVNKKADAKWSGMEAAVLAAIKASY
- a CDS encoding FIST C-terminal domain-containing protein; its protein translation is MKWASAISTQDTIEACIEEATQSIKTQLAGKPADLTVVFVSPHFADHYNEIPPMIRERMEPGLFFGCSGGGIIGAGQEVEQQPAFSITAAHLPGVQVQPVRTGTMELPDQDTGPGVWRDWLGVKAETQPHFIFLADPFSFRGEEFLAGMDFAYPNSKKIGGLASGAHTQGGNALYLGDTVYAEGLIGVALSGEIVVDTIVAQGCRPIGQPLKITQCQQNMLQKLDNEPPMEVLQEINETLNENDRNLMKTSLFLGIEMDPLKDDPQQGDFLIRNLMGVDHQSGALAIGAMLREGQLVQFHLRDKVMSAEDLDVMLSRYHAGGKADDACGALLFSCLGRGQYLYGRPNHDTDMFKDKMGAIPLGGFFCNGEIGPVGKATFLHGYTSSFGIFRPQSQKAE